A region of Vigna radiata var. radiata cultivar VC1973A chromosome 6, Vradiata_ver6, whole genome shotgun sequence DNA encodes the following proteins:
- the LOC106763598 gene encoding uncharacterized protein LOC106763598: MDRYQKMVRRVKGLNVELALQYVMPALRPGPFKDSEAKETVEGKRSDGPTRPGGFRPREAPWGAKFQQYTPLNAPPARILQEALSVNLIPPLKKRPTPPGADGNKHCLYHQNMGHTTEECVTLRDQIEELIRAGHLKQYVKTAPNEPPRGRPPSPDTRKDRDRGQSRQPRRLDNQSRYEERRHRSRSRSRDRPIRGRNNTISGGFAGGGPSSSARKHHVRALRSVNSVRTARKSMPPIAFTDDDFHAPDLEQDDPMVITAEIARYEIGKVLVDQGSSANILYWKTFLQMDLSEELIVSFHEQIVGFAGERVDTRGYMVLRTRLGTGRDGDEKKVQYLLVDANTSYNVLLGRPCLNSFGAIVSTPHLTLKYPNKRQRIVVVRADQKTARECYAAGLRMYPRVPRAKVPRSEVAMTDLDPRIDTEDRMEPHEKL; this comes from the exons ATGGACCGGTATCAGAAAATGGTCAGGAGAGTCAAAGGACTGAATGTTGAGTTGGCCCTGCAGTACGTAATGCCTGCTCTCCGACCGGGACCTTTTAAAGATAGC GAGGCGAAGGAGACAGTTGAGGGGAAGAGGTCCGACGGCCCTACCCGGCCTGGGGGATTCAGACCGAGAGAGGCTCCCTGGGGGGCCAAGTTTCAACAATACACCCCATTGAATGCCCCACCCGCGCGTATCTTACAAGAAGCGCTGAGTGTCAACCTGATTCCCCCTTTGAAGAAGCGGCCCACGCCGCCCGGAGCCGATGGCAACAAGCACTGCCTTTACCACCAAAATATGGGACATACCACTGAAGAGTGTGTAACCCTTCGAGATCAAATCGAAGAGCTGATCCGTGCTGGACACTTGAAGCAATATGTTAAAACTGCTCCCAACGAGCCACCGAGGGGGCGGCCGCCGAGCCCAGACACTAGAAAGGACCGCGACCGAGGCCAAAGTCGGCAGCCGCGACGACTGGACAACCAATCAAGATACGAGGAACGACGACATAGAAGTCGAAGCCGCAGCCGAGACCGACCAATCCGCGGAAGAAATAACACTATTTCAGGAGGTTTTGCCGGCGGAGGACCGTCGAGCTCCGCCCGAAAGCATCATGTCAGGGCGTTGCGTTCGGTAAACAGCGTGCGCACTGCCCGAAAATCGATGCCACCTATAGCATTCACCGATGACGACTTCCACGCACCGGATTTGGAGCAGGATGACCCAATGGTTATCACGGCGGAAATCGCCCGGTATGAGATAGGAAAGGTCCTAGTTGACCAGGGAAGCTCGGCTAACATCCTCTACTGGAAGACCTTCTTGCAGATGGACCTGTCCGAAGAGTTGATCGTTTCGTTCCACGAGCAGATAGTGGGATTCGCGGGCGAAAGGGTGGACACTCGGGGGTACATGGTCCTCCGCACACGGCTAGGAACGGGGAGGGATGGTGATGAAAAAAAGGTTCAATATCTCCTAGTCGATGCAAACACATCTTACAATGTTTTGCTGGGGCGGCCCTGCCTCAATTCGTTCGGTGCTATAGTGTCGACACCACATTTAACCCTGAAGTACCCCAATAAGCGGCAAAGAATCGTGGTCGTCCGAGCCGATCAAAAAACAGCACGAGAATGTTATGCAGCAGGACTAAGGATGTATCCCAGAGTTCCCAGGGCGAAGGTCCCCCGGTCAGAGGTAGCCATGACAGACCTAGATCCCCGAATAGATACAGAGGACCGAATGGAGCCGCACGAGAAGTTGTAG